From a single Caloenas nicobarica isolate bCalNic1 chromosome 12, bCalNic1.hap1, whole genome shotgun sequence genomic region:
- the LOC135993469 gene encoding endothelin receptor type B-like yields MVRIPAPTTLAILLTCLFSRAHSQTPQAFQESTIPFEVLSQEQAYSLVQPSLFQDAKLSNISESLPGSTSSEPPLLPVCLKPADIRHMFKYINTIVSCTIFIVGIIGNSTLLRIIYKNKCMRNGPNVLIASLALGDLLYILIALPINVYKLLAKNWPFGVQVCKLVPFIQKASVGITVLSLCALSIDRYRAVASWSRIQGIGIPMWKAVEVVLIWAVAIVLAVPEAIAFDMVELSYWERHLWVCMLASEQKSSFMMFYRDVKDWWLFGFYFCLPLVCTGIFYTLMSCEMLSKRNGMRIALNDHMKRRREVAKTVFCLVVIFALCWLPLHLSRILKKTIYDQTDPNRCELLSFLLVVDYFGINMASLNSCINPVALYFVSRKFKNCFQSCLCCWCQRPALSITPTDEKGSVGKWKANGQEFGLDRSSSRLSNKYSSS; encoded by the exons ATGGTGAGAATCCCGGCTCCCACCACTCTTGCCATTCTCCTGACTTGCCTCTTCTCCAGGGCCCACAGCCAGACCCCACAGGCCTTCCAGGAGAGCACCATCCCCTTTGAGGTGCTTAGCCAGGAGCAGGCGTATAGTCTGGTCCAGCCAAGCCTGTTCCAGGATGCCAAGCTATCAAACATCTCAGAGAGCCTCCCCGGGAGCACCAGCTCTGAGCCACCCCTGCTGCCCGTGTGCCTGAAGCCTGCAGATATCAGACACATGTTCAAGTACATCAATACCATCGTGTCCTGCACCATCTTCATAGTAGGAATCATTGGGAACTCCACGCTCCTAAGGATCATCTACAAGAACAAGTGCATGAGGAATGGGCCAAATGTCCTCATTGCTAGCTTGGCACTCGGAGACCTCCTCTACATCCTCATTGCTTTGCCCATCAACGTGTATAAG CTCTTGGCAAAGAACTGGCCCTTTGGTGTGCAGGTGTGCAAGCTGGTCCCCTTCATCCAGAAAGCTTCAGTGGGCATCACGGTCCTCAGCCTTTGTGCTCTCAGCATCGACAG GTACCGAGCAGTAGCGTCCTGGAGTCGGATCCAGGGGATAGGAATCCCCATGTGGAAGGCAGTGGAGGTGGTGTTGATCTGGGCAGTGGCCATTGTGCTTGCAGTCCCCGAAGCTATCGCCTTTGACATGGTGGAGCTCAGCTACTGGGAACGGCACCTGTGGGTGTGCATGCTGGCCTCCGAACAGAAATCCAGCTTCATGATG TTCTACCGTGATGTGAAGGACTGGTGGCTTTTTGGCTTCTATTTCTGCCTCCCCTTGGTATGCACTGGCATCTTCTACACCCTCATGTCATGCGAGATGTTGAGCAAGAGAAATGGTATGAGAATTGCTCTGAATGACCACATGAAACGG CGCCGGGAGGTGGCCAAGACCGTGTTCTGCCTCGTGGTGATCTTTGCGCTCTGCTGGCTGCCGCTCCACCTCAGCCGCATCCTCAAAAAGACCATCTATGACCAGACGGACCCCAACAGATGTGAACTGCTCAG TTTCCTACTAGTGGTGGATTACTTCGGGATCAACATGGCCTCCCTCAACTCCTGCATCAACCCTGTGGCTCTCTACTTCGTCAGCCGCAAATTCAAGAACTGTTTCCAG tcctgcctgtgctgctggtgccagAGACCAGCTCTGAGCATCACACCGACAGACGAGAAGGGCTCTGTTGGGAAGTGGAAAGCCAATGGGCAGGAGTTTGGGCTGGACCGGAGCAGCTCCCGCTTGAGTAACAAGTACAGTTCCTCCTAA